Proteins encoded in a region of the Methanomassiliicoccales archaeon genome:
- a CDS encoding phosphoglycerate kinase: protein MTEFNTMDDFDFRGKSVLLRVDINCPLHKDTLEIEDDNRIQQILPTLKELIHKGAKVAIIAHQGRPGDWDFIPLEKHAKSLSKLLGREVRYVDDLLGHTALEAIRSMSQGDVIMLKNVRELPYEQEKKSMEEHAKTELVTTLSPLFDIYVNDAFGASHRSHCSLVGFPAVLPSAAGRLMEKELKALGQVFNNPARPSVFILGGAKFGESVKVVERLLSKRIADWVILVGVTGNAFLKARGVRLGTPSEQFLAKEMNPEDLEAAKKLLRERGEKILLPHDVAIEVDCRRRDILVGDLPQEYPVLDIGRSSIEKFSRVIAGAGTVFMSGPAGMFEKEPFALGTKDLMLAATHSKAFTVIGGGHTAAAAEKFGLFHKFSYVSTGGGALETYLLGKPLPVVEALKAAKERKCPAK from the coding sequence ATGACCGAGTTCAATACGATGGATGATTTCGATTTCAGGGGCAAGAGTGTTCTCCTTCGCGTGGATATCAATTGCCCCTTACACAAGGATACTTTGGAGATAGAGGATGATAATCGGATACAGCAGATCCTTCCGACCCTGAAAGAGCTCATCCACAAAGGGGCGAAGGTCGCCATAATCGCGCATCAGGGTCGCCCAGGGGATTGGGATTTCATACCCTTAGAAAAGCATGCTAAATCGCTTTCGAAGCTATTGGGTAGAGAAGTAAGGTATGTGGACGATCTTCTGGGTCACACTGCGCTTGAGGCCATACGTTCCATGTCTCAAGGCGATGTGATCATGCTCAAGAACGTGCGCGAGCTGCCTTATGAGCAGGAAAAGAAAAGCATGGAGGAGCATGCCAAGACGGAGCTGGTGACGACCCTCTCCCCCTTGTTCGACATATACGTCAACGACGCCTTCGGGGCCTCGCATCGCTCGCATTGCTCCTTGGTGGGATTTCCCGCTGTTCTGCCCTCAGCAGCGGGACGCTTGATGGAGAAGGAACTCAAAGCGCTAGGCCAGGTATTCAATAATCCAGCGCGTCCCAGCGTTTTCATCCTAGGCGGTGCGAAGTTCGGCGAGTCAGTAAAAGTGGTGGAAAGGCTATTGAGCAAGAGGATAGCCGATTGGGTGATCCTTGTGGGAGTCACTGGGAATGCGTTCCTAAAGGCAAGGGGTGTAAGGTTAGGCACCCCCAGTGAGCAATTCTTGGCCAAAGAGATGAACCCGGAAGATTTGGAGGCAGCGAAGAAATTGCTGCGGGAGAGAGGGGAGAAGATCCTTCTGCCTCATGATGTTGCCATCGAGGTAGACTGCAGGCGGCGGGATATACTGGTAGGGGATCTACCGCAGGAGTATCCAGTCCTGGATATAGGTAGATCCAGCATAGAGAAATTCTCTAGGGTTATCGCTGGAGCGGGCACCGTGTTCATGAGCGGTCCTGCCGGCATGTTCGAGAAAGAGCCTTTTGCCCTGGGCACAAAGGATCTTATGCTGGCCGCTACACATTCCAAGGCCTTCACCGTCATAGGGGGTGGGCATACCGCTGCGGCGGCAGAGAAATTCGGCCTCTTCCACAAGTTCTCCTATGTGAGCACGGGGGGAGGAGCCTTGGAGACCTACCTTCTAGGCAAGCCTTTGCCTGTAGTGGAGGCGCTCAAAGCGGCGAAAGAGCGAAAATGTCCAGCTAAATAA
- a CDS encoding NAD-dependent epimerase/dehydratase family protein, with the protein MRILVTGATGFLGGHLVEGLLQQGHQPVAMARKRSDTSLLQGLGVEVRNADLTDPSSLRDAVHGMEAVMHLAAYYTFSGKKELYQSINVEGTKALLQAMLKEGVGKIVYCSSTEAMGPTPQGIADENFECHPVYEYGRSKLRAEEAVRHYGEKGIEYVILRPSGIYGPRNVEDVSFWFITTFANSFLSRFIVGDGKKVLQFVHVKDVVQAFLRALDRFEDVKGNTYIISGSRAYSYEEIYALMAKTFNKEPPRWHIPVALAKTMVAPVQLFNRLRGKDNFIWRVQTMDTFKVDRNYSIDKARRELGYEPQHPLPDGLRETVEWYRQHGYIE; encoded by the coding sequence TTGAGAATCCTGGTGACAGGCGCCACTGGCTTTCTTGGCGGTCATTTGGTGGAAGGGCTGTTACAGCAAGGGCATCAACCTGTAGCAATGGCCAGGAAAAGGAGCGACACTTCTCTCCTGCAAGGATTGGGAGTGGAAGTGAGGAACGCTGATCTCACGGATCCAAGCTCGCTCCGAGATGCCGTGCATGGAATGGAGGCGGTGATGCATCTTGCGGCATATTATACATTCAGCGGGAAGAAGGAATTGTATCAGTCTATCAATGTCGAGGGCACGAAGGCTTTGCTGCAAGCCATGTTAAAGGAAGGAGTGGGCAAGATCGTCTACTGCTCCTCCACTGAGGCCATGGGGCCTACTCCTCAAGGTATTGCCGATGAGAATTTTGAGTGCCATCCTGTTTATGAGTATGGAAGGTCGAAGCTAAGGGCAGAGGAAGCTGTCCGGCACTACGGGGAAAAAGGAATAGAATATGTGATATTGCGGCCTTCAGGAATATATGGGCCGCGCAATGTAGAGGACGTTTCCTTTTGGTTCATCACCACCTTCGCTAATTCATTTTTATCCCGGTTCATCGTCGGGGATGGAAAAAAGGTGTTGCAGTTCGTGCACGTGAAGGATGTCGTGCAAGCATTTCTTCGCGCCCTGGATAGGTTTGAAGATGTTAAGGGCAATACGTATATAATATCAGGCTCACGCGCTTATTCCTATGAAGAGATCTATGCTTTGATGGCGAAGACATTCAACAAGGAGCCGCCACGCTGGCATATACCAGTGGCTTTAGCCAAGACTATGGTGGCCCCAGTACAACTATTCAATAGGTTGAGAGGTAAAGATAATTTCATCTGGCGGGTACAGACGATGGATACCTTCAAAGTGGATCGTAATTATAGCATCGATAAGGCTAGGAGAGAGCTAGGATACGAGCCGCAACATCCCCTGCCTGACGGTCTCCGAGAAACTGTTGAATGGTATCGTCAGCATGGATATATCGAATAA
- a CDS encoding type II glyceraldehyde-3-phosphate dehydrogenase — MTKVKVGINGYGTIGKRAAFAIQRMDDMEVVGVTKTKPSYEARLAIKEGLPLYAASPENIPDFEKEDIKIAGTLSDLLPKCDIIVDATPGGVGETYKPIYEKAGVKAIFQGGEDHGVAGISFNAFANYHEAWGAQFVRVVSCNTTGLVRTLYPLDRVFGVERCFAALVRRGADPGDKKGFALNAIEPALKLPTHHGPDVQTIMPWLNIRTMAVVTPTTMMHVHCVTCDLKKKATENEVLSVWDNVPRIRFVSGKHGIKSSAQVMELARDLGRPRGDFMEIIVWQDGVKMEGHTLYYYQAIHQESDIVPEIIDCIRSMMKLEADPMRSIRKTDKAMGISK, encoded by the coding sequence ATGACCAAGGTCAAGGTTGGCATCAATGGGTATGGCACTATTGGAAAAAGGGCCGCTTTCGCCATCCAGCGCATGGATGACATGGAAGTGGTAGGAGTGACTAAGACAAAGCCCAGCTATGAGGCCAGATTAGCCATTAAAGAAGGGCTGCCGCTATACGCCGCTTCACCGGAGAATATTCCCGATTTCGAAAAGGAGGATATCAAGATCGCAGGAACGTTGAGCGATCTCCTTCCCAAATGCGACATCATCGTAGACGCGACCCCAGGCGGAGTAGGGGAAACCTACAAGCCCATTTACGAGAAGGCAGGTGTTAAGGCTATTTTCCAGGGAGGGGAGGATCACGGAGTAGCTGGTATAAGCTTCAACGCCTTCGCCAATTATCATGAGGCCTGGGGGGCGCAATTCGTCAGGGTGGTTAGCTGCAACACCACTGGCCTAGTTCGTACCCTGTATCCTCTGGATAGAGTCTTCGGAGTGGAGAGGTGCTTCGCTGCTCTAGTCCGCAGGGGAGCCGACCCTGGAGACAAGAAAGGATTCGCCCTCAACGCTATTGAGCCCGCATTAAAATTGCCCACCCATCACGGCCCAGATGTCCAGACCATCATGCCATGGCTGAACATCAGGACCATGGCAGTGGTCACTCCCACCACCATGATGCATGTCCATTGCGTTACCTGCGACCTGAAGAAGAAGGCCACGGAGAACGAGGTTTTGAGCGTATGGGACAACGTGCCCCGCATCAGGTTCGTGAGCGGAAAGCACGGAATAAAATCTTCAGCCCAGGTGATGGAGCTGGCCCGCGACTTGGGCCGGCCAAGAGGGGATTTCATGGAAATAATCGTCTGGCAGGACGGAGTGAAGATGGAGGGTCACACTTTGTATTATTATCAAGCTATACACCAGGAGAGCGATATCGTTCCTGAGATAATTGACTGTATTCGCTCAATGATGAAACTGGAGGCCGATCCCATGCGCTCCATTCGCAAGACGGACAAAGCCATGGGCATCAGCAAATGA
- a CDS encoding prenyltransferase: MSSHEYSIGYRIRNVLRIAYAVPFVLASITGVAYALTVTQEWTLAILIPLDVFVLALFVNLSNDYFDYRSGADKARFEIMEAAMADPANKALREKIFWQGNSFERGLITESAGLKLIIILAALAIILSIPIIFSAGWLVVLLGLAAFFLAFFYTAPPLNLGARGLGEVDVFISFIMISFFSYYVIVQKFALLPLLIAITVGLNTMNMRIMDEMSGLEAHQREGEKDLVVRFGVDGAANIMVGLMILMYIICALLCLFDIAFAVLFLTLPIAIRAQRKLRDKSDIHRVMRPVLDVLKVAILHSILVVIALSMRTVLTYL; this comes from the coding sequence ATGTCGAGTCACGAATATTCTATCGGTTATAGAATCAGAAATGTCCTGAGGATAGCCTACGCCGTACCATTTGTCCTGGCCTCCATCACTGGTGTGGCTTACGCTCTGACAGTAACTCAGGAATGGACGCTTGCCATCCTCATCCCCTTGGATGTGTTCGTCCTGGCGCTTTTCGTCAATCTTTCTAACGATTACTTCGATTATCGAAGTGGCGCGGACAAAGCACGCTTTGAAATCATGGAAGCGGCCATGGCCGATCCTGCCAACAAGGCATTGAGGGAGAAGATTTTCTGGCAGGGGAACTCATTCGAACGTGGACTTATTACAGAAAGCGCTGGCCTGAAATTAATTATAATACTGGCAGCCCTCGCCATCATCCTTTCCATCCCTATAATTTTCTCTGCCGGGTGGCTGGTAGTACTGCTGGGCTTGGCTGCCTTCTTTCTCGCGTTCTTCTATACCGCTCCACCATTGAATTTGGGAGCCAGGGGTTTGGGTGAGGTGGACGTTTTCATCTCTTTCATCATGATCTCCTTTTTTAGCTATTATGTAATCGTGCAAAAGTTCGCACTATTGCCTTTGCTGATCGCCATAACCGTAGGTCTCAATACCATGAACATGCGCATAATGGACGAGATGTCAGGATTGGAGGCGCATCAGCGTGAGGGGGAGAAGGATCTAGTGGTGAGATTTGGAGTGGATGGGGCAGCCAACATCATGGTAGGCCTGATGATCCTAATGTACATCATATGCGCCCTTCTCTGCCTTTTTGACATCGCCTTTGCAGTTTTATTCTTGACTCTTCCTATCGCCATCAGAGCCCAGAGGAAATTGCGGGATAAATCGGACATCCACAGGGTCATGAGGCCAGTGCTCGATGTGCTCAAGGTAGCAATTTTGCACTCCATCCTCGTGGTCATTGCTTTGAGTATGCGAACCGTCTTGACATATCTGTGA
- the ilvB gene encoding biosynthetic-type acetolactate synthase large subunit: protein MKGSKAVLTLLEREGVEVMFGYPGGVVIPIYDDLLNSSIHHVLVRHEQCAAHMADGYARATGRTGVCIATSGPGSTNLVTGVATAYADSSPMLVLTGQVATHLIGTAGFQEADTFSLMMPITKHNFRVLDPKQIPEAIKRGMNIARTGRMGPVHVDLPVDVSNGNVPDELLDQSYPIPAPSEDLSQILEAIRMLMNAERPVMLVGGGAIWSNASPEVVKLAELMLMPVITTVMGKGIIPEEHPLSTGILGMHGRECSRKCLLEADLILAVGTRFSDRTIPHANEIPLTTKIIHVDIDPIEAGKNPRTKVRLVGDAKKALQLIIKGLGKGKHDTPWSKRVQEFKAKCVCRIDDESTPIKPQKAIYELGKVITDDTIITTEVGQNQMWAAHFLKVRHPRQFITSGGMGTMGFGFPASLGAKIAYRERPVIDIAGDGSIQMVFHEFATAVQENLPVMVCVMDNGWLGMVKQWQKLFWGQRYSGTSLHANPDFVKLAEAFGAEGIRVERPSELREAFQKGLRSQVPYLVDIIVDPEEDVLPMVPAGKMSTDVVPGKCNWACK, encoded by the coding sequence TTGAAGGGCTCGAAGGCTGTGCTGACGCTGTTGGAAAGGGAGGGCGTGGAGGTAATGTTTGGGTATCCTGGTGGAGTGGTAATACCCATCTACGATGACCTCTTGAATTCGAGTATACATCATGTTCTGGTGCGACACGAGCAATGCGCGGCTCATATGGCAGATGGATATGCAAGGGCCACGGGACGAACAGGCGTCTGCATAGCCACCTCCGGTCCTGGGTCGACCAATCTGGTGACTGGTGTGGCAACAGCGTATGCTGATTCCAGCCCCATGCTCGTACTGACAGGTCAAGTTGCAACACATCTTATCGGCACTGCTGGGTTCCAGGAGGCAGATACCTTCAGCCTGATGATGCCCATCACCAAGCACAACTTTAGAGTACTGGACCCTAAACAGATTCCAGAGGCGATAAAGAGGGGGATGAATATAGCCCGGACCGGCCGCATGGGCCCTGTTCATGTGGACCTGCCGGTAGATGTCTCGAACGGGAATGTACCGGATGAGCTATTAGACCAGTCCTATCCTATTCCGGCTCCGTCAGAGGATCTGTCTCAGATCCTGGAAGCCATCCGCATGCTCATGAATGCCGAGAGACCAGTCATGTTAGTGGGAGGTGGAGCTATATGGTCTAACGCTAGCCCCGAGGTGGTGAAGTTGGCAGAGCTGATGCTTATGCCAGTTATAACCACAGTAATGGGTAAGGGGATAATTCCTGAAGAGCACCCCTTATCCACAGGCATATTAGGCATGCATGGAAGGGAGTGCTCGAGGAAATGCCTGCTGGAGGCCGATCTCATCTTGGCAGTAGGAACTAGGTTCTCCGATCGGACCATACCTCATGCCAATGAAATCCCCCTCACTACAAAAATCATTCATGTGGATATCGACCCCATAGAAGCGGGGAAGAACCCTCGCACCAAGGTGCGTTTAGTGGGGGATGCGAAAAAGGCTCTACAATTGATAATAAAAGGGCTAGGAAAGGGAAAGCATGACACACCCTGGTCAAAGCGAGTCCAGGAATTCAAGGCCAAATGCGTTTGCCGTATCGATGATGAATCAACTCCCATTAAGCCCCAGAAGGCGATTTACGAGCTTGGGAAAGTCATCACCGATGATACCATAATCACCACAGAGGTAGGACAGAATCAGATGTGGGCGGCGCATTTCCTAAAGGTGCGTCATCCCCGCCAGTTCATAACCTCAGGGGGGATGGGAACTATGGGTTTCGGCTTCCCGGCGTCCTTGGGGGCAAAGATAGCCTATCGTGAGAGACCGGTGATCGATATTGCAGGAGACGGGAGCATTCAGATGGTATTCCATGAGTTCGCCACGGCGGTGCAAGAGAATCTTCCCGTTATGGTCTGCGTGATGGATAATGGATGGTTAGGCATGGTCAAGCAATGGCAGAAGCTATTCTGGGGACAAAGATACTCGGGCACCAGCCTTCACGCCAATCCAGATTTTGTGAAATTAGCAGAGGCTTTCGGAGCTGAAGGGATACGTGTGGAGAGGCCATCTGAGCTGCGTGAAGCTTTCCAGAAAGGCCTGAGGTCGCAGGTACCTTATCTGGTTGACATCATAGTGGATCCAGAGGAGGATGTGCTCCCTATGGTGCCAGCGGGAAAGATGAGCACTGATGTCGTTCCTGGTAAATGCAACTGGGCGTGCAAATGA
- a CDS encoding radical SAM protein has translation MTKFFALGQLGYYASWFIRSKVGDKRPLVNTMIINFNCNLRCKHCAISGNAEQIPSPSEISWDDAVREMRLFYERGARVLFFEGGEPTLWRWGDKDLGHLIDAGHKIGYFVVGYTTNGTNRFFESSDVISVSLDGPEEIHDSIRGKGVYQRLMCNLKHISHPNVFANMTIMQQNKHALRSTAQIVKEHDHIRGLMINFVTPPPYDMVLELEDKRKVIEEAIKLKKEGYPILNTRSSLQDLLKEDFSALCPHWVSAFVLPDCSHYQGCPMQNTPSCKKCGFDAVREYRLITRGSISAITDMSRRFAYSKQ, from the coding sequence ATGACCAAGTTCTTCGCATTAGGCCAGCTAGGCTATTACGCAAGTTGGTTTATAAGATCTAAGGTAGGGGATAAGAGGCCTCTGGTCAACACCATGATAATCAATTTCAATTGCAACCTGAGATGCAAACATTGCGCCATCTCAGGCAACGCTGAACAGATCCCTTCACCCAGTGAGATCAGCTGGGATGACGCTGTGAGAGAGATGCGACTTTTCTATGAGAGAGGAGCGAGGGTGCTGTTCTTCGAAGGCGGAGAACCAACTCTGTGGAGATGGGGGGATAAAGATCTTGGTCATCTCATCGATGCAGGACATAAGATAGGCTATTTCGTGGTGGGATACACCACTAATGGAACCAACCGCTTCTTCGAATCCAGCGATGTTATATCCGTCAGCTTGGACGGTCCAGAAGAGATTCACGATTCCATCCGAGGCAAAGGAGTTTATCAGAGACTCATGTGCAACCTCAAGCATATATCGCATCCGAACGTCTTTGCTAATATGACCATCATGCAGCAGAATAAGCATGCTCTACGTTCCACTGCTCAAATCGTCAAGGAGCATGATCACATACGCGGCTTGATGATCAATTTCGTTACCCCTCCTCCTTATGACATGGTTTTGGAACTTGAGGATAAGAGGAAGGTCATAGAGGAAGCGATTAAATTGAAAAAGGAAGGGTATCCCATACTAAACACCAGAAGCTCTTTGCAGGATCTGTTGAAGGAGGATTTCTCTGCCCTTTGTCCTCATTGGGTGTCGGCCTTCGTGCTGCCCGATTGCTCCCATTATCAAGGATGCCCCATGCAAAATACGCCTTCGTGCAAAAAGTGTGGCTTCGATGCGGTACGCGAGTACCGCCTTATAACTCGAGGGAGCATCAGCGCCATCACAGATATGTCAAGACGGTTCGCATACTCAAAGCAATGA
- a CDS encoding GyrI-like domain-containing protein — protein sequence MPWDWKRDLKDLFMTPSDVVVEVKVPPLQYLTVQGQGDFLGSGVFRVSAEALLALSRIIRAKVRELDPSKDFRVGPLQAFLWNKKRDSIWPHARDDWAWKAMVMQPSFVDQACLEDAIAQVRKKISNPLVEEAVLETIEEGRSVQILYKGPYEKRKEKIEMLCKCIKDKGSLPSQGHHEIYLRYPGNASGKGTMTILRVAFQ from the coding sequence ATGCCGTGGGATTGGAAAAGGGACTTAAAGGACCTATTCATGACTCCATCCGATGTAGTGGTGGAGGTGAAGGTTCCTCCGCTGCAGTACCTAACAGTGCAGGGCCAAGGCGACTTTTTAGGGAGCGGTGTTTTTCGGGTCAGCGCGGAAGCGCTTCTTGCGCTCTCAAGAATCATCAGAGCAAAGGTGAGAGAGCTGGACCCTTCAAAGGATTTCAGGGTGGGGCCTCTACAAGCTTTCCTTTGGAACAAGAAACGAGATAGTATATGGCCTCATGCAAGGGATGACTGGGCATGGAAAGCTATGGTCATGCAGCCGTCATTCGTCGATCAGGCCTGTTTAGAGGATGCCATAGCGCAAGTCAGAAAAAAAATTTCCAATCCTTTGGTCGAGGAAGCGGTATTGGAGACCATCGAAGAGGGAAGGAGTGTGCAAATACTTTATAAAGGGCCTTATGAAAAAAGGAAAGAGAAAATCGAAATGTTATGTAAATGCATCAAAGACAAAGGGAGTTTGCCATCTCAAGGTCATCATGAGATATATCTCAGGTATCCCGGGAATGCGTCTGGGAAAGGAACTATGACGATTTTAAGAGTCGCGTTTCAATGA
- a CDS encoding DUF5654 family protein: protein MATPLRIQILETTAALMTAAFGLLAALAWNQAIKWAVDQVLTADPGIGYFVYAILVTIIAVVATLLIARALGKAKAALAKEEKK from the coding sequence ATGGCTACACCATTAAGAATTCAAATATTGGAGACTACGGCAGCTTTGATGACAGCGGCGTTCGGTCTATTGGCAGCCTTGGCATGGAACCAAGCAATCAAGTGGGCTGTCGATCAGGTCTTGACCGCCGACCCCGGGATAGGCTATTTTGTGTATGCGATCCTTGTAACTATAATCGCGGTCGTTGCCACGTTGTTGATTGCAAGAGCACTGGGAAAGGCGAAAGCAGCTTTGGCCAAAGAAGAGAAGAAGTAA
- a CDS encoding GTP-binding protein translates to MVGDEERKNPTRFVIIGGYLGSGKTALATAVARILWDGHGKSTAIVTNDQGNVLVDTQYVKDAGFDVAEVLGGCFCSKFPELVKNARTLVSMGRPDVIIAEPIGTSTNILSSVVAPLRAMYPDEFQVAPLLVVLDGVRAKDLLARPSGFGFGSEARIIPLNQVHDAEVVLISKCDLLTPSAISEVEVKVREEVPEAEIIPYSARSGLNLDRIVALILSDRMSQKNPKPDDPALFSMEKASMGWLNLSGALVAERLDLSAFITCILRKVAEAFPARLTGHVKIFVASPKVAVKMSLVEGEVQVEGLKGGRYLEGEGKLVINARVSASPESLRKAFKEAVDEACEKHSVRLMQIDEACFKPRPDAPDFMFGEKRR, encoded by the coding sequence ATGGTCGGTGATGAAGAGCGAAAGAATCCTACCAGGTTTGTGATCATCGGAGGATATCTCGGGTCGGGCAAGACAGCGCTGGCCACGGCTGTGGCCAGAATCCTGTGGGATGGTCATGGCAAGTCTACGGCAATAGTGACTAACGATCAAGGAAACGTGTTGGTCGATACTCAATATGTGAAGGATGCTGGCTTCGATGTGGCTGAGGTTCTCGGAGGATGCTTTTGCTCCAAATTTCCCGAACTGGTGAAGAACGCGCGCACCTTGGTAAGCATGGGGCGTCCCGATGTTATAATAGCCGAGCCTATTGGCACTTCAACCAACATCCTTTCCTCAGTGGTCGCCCCTCTGCGGGCTATGTATCCTGATGAGTTCCAAGTCGCACCTCTGCTTGTTGTGCTGGATGGGGTTCGCGCCAAGGACCTTTTGGCCAGACCCTCAGGATTTGGCTTTGGCAGCGAGGCTCGGATCATACCGCTCAATCAGGTCCATGACGCTGAGGTGGTGTTGATTTCCAAGTGCGATCTGCTCACCCCCTCGGCGATAAGTGAGGTGGAAGTAAAGGTCAGGGAGGAAGTACCAGAAGCGGAAATAATACCCTATTCGGCAAGGTCTGGATTGAATCTTGACAGGATAGTTGCCTTAATACTTTCGGATCGAATGAGCCAAAAGAATCCCAAACCTGACGATCCAGCTCTCTTCTCCATGGAAAAAGCCTCGATGGGATGGCTGAATCTTTCAGGGGCCCTGGTTGCCGAGCGCCTGGACCTCTCCGCATTCATTACTTGTATTTTAAGAAAGGTGGCCGAAGCATTCCCCGCCCGCCTTACTGGCCACGTCAAGATATTCGTGGCATCGCCTAAGGTGGCGGTCAAAATGAGCTTGGTTGAAGGCGAGGTCCAGGTCGAAGGCCTTAAGGGAGGGCGATATCTAGAAGGTGAGGGCAAGCTAGTGATTAATGCTCGCGTCTCCGCCTCTCCTGAGAGCTTGAGGAAGGCATTCAAGGAAGCGGTTGATGAAGCCTGTGAGAAGCACTCCGTTCGACTAATGCAAATCGATGAGGCCTGCTTCAAACCTCGTCCAGATGCCCCTGACTTTATGTTTGGTGAGAAGCGCAGATAA
- a CDS encoding acyl-CoA reductase has translation MGTAARLWRLARGDDTGAEAGSMIEPLYLGGEIAVVERDLAGEKVKEISEEGIAQLLKEGRELQRELCDLPLEERLGVVQNLAEIWRERLAAGELAGLKLDLQRNTGYPSRLIDMEMSLVAKALDIEEIKRNLASSLIGGKESLYSFAEVTKGEYIRNMPAGPALIIASGNSIIPTLIPTVISLVTGNFTFLKPSITNYNAVTEIFSGLRELMSKSPAARLMARSLCVSYLGHDSPGLKTALTSSPFGVVNYWGGEPGRSVVAAQVAQNPWHPKLFFNGPLTGVALIGKGADSEDVARGLAMNMVIYEQQLCSSPTIAAYLGEYNDALAFAERVGTHLDAIGSTFNTEVSNDALFVTHSARKILALKGSKVLASRRTDNPWTLAISPSRSNLDEVMRSFPSFNIHGRRRFLEFVVLKDMIQALDLISSIPGMKAYTGIDKVQTVGMALPESMRREALRLLPSSGAYRFVPIEDMFMRSAVEPYDGMPLAALFTYAVYERARPIPLEVGF, from the coding sequence ATGGGAACTGCAGCGCGCCTGTGGAGGCTCGCTCGAGGAGATGATACGGGGGCGGAGGCAGGGAGCATGATCGAGCCACTTTATCTCGGAGGTGAGATCGCCGTCGTGGAGAGGGACTTGGCGGGAGAGAAGGTGAAGGAGATCTCAGAGGAAGGCATAGCCCAACTGCTCAAGGAAGGTAGAGAACTGCAGCGCGAGCTCTGCGACCTGCCTCTGGAGGAGAGGCTGGGAGTGGTACAAAATCTGGCTGAGATTTGGAGAGAACGTCTTGCAGCAGGAGAGCTCGCTGGCTTGAAGCTTGATTTGCAGAGAAATACAGGCTACCCTTCCAGACTTATCGACATGGAGATGTCTCTGGTAGCTAAAGCCTTGGACATTGAGGAAATCAAAAGAAACCTTGCATCATCATTGATTGGGGGCAAGGAATCCTTGTACTCTTTTGCTGAGGTGACCAAGGGTGAGTATATAAGAAACATGCCTGCTGGACCTGCACTGATTATAGCATCAGGGAACTCTATAATCCCGACTTTGATACCAACAGTTATCTCTTTGGTGACAGGTAACTTTACCTTCCTTAAGCCTTCCATAACCAACTATAACGCGGTGACCGAGATTTTCTCAGGCTTAAGAGAATTGATGTCTAAGTCGCCTGCTGCCCGGCTCATGGCGCGGTCTTTATGCGTGAGCTATTTGGGCCACGACTCTCCAGGGCTAAAAACCGCTCTGACCTCATCGCCTTTTGGTGTCGTCAATTATTGGGGAGGGGAGCCGGGAAGGAGCGTTGTGGCCGCACAGGTGGCGCAGAATCCTTGGCATCCTAAGCTCTTTTTCAACGGCCCTCTGACCGGAGTGGCGTTGATTGGTAAAGGGGCAGATAGTGAAGATGTAGCCAGGGGCTTGGCCATGAACATGGTCATCTATGAGCAGCAGTTATGCTCCTCTCCCACCATCGCTGCTTATCTGGGCGAATATAATGATGCTCTGGCCTTTGCCGAGCGGGTAGGCACTCATCTCGATGCTATAGGATCAACCTTTAATACGGAGGTCTCAAACGACGCTCTATTCGTCACTCATAGCGCTCGCAAGATTCTCGCCCTGAAAGGATCAAAAGTTTTGGCGTCAAGGAGAACCGATAATCCTTGGACTTTAGCCATTTCCCCTTCTAGAAGCAATCTGGATGAAGTGATGCGCTCCTTTCCTTCGTTCAACATCCATGGACGCCGGCGTTTCTTGGAGTTCGTAGTGTTAAAAGACATGATCCAGGCGTTAGATTTAATCTCTAGCATTCCGGGAATGAAAGCGTATACAGGAATAGATAAAGTGCAGACCGTAGGCATGGCCCTTCCTGAAAGCATGAGAAGGGAAGCATTGCGTCTTCTCCCATCGTCAGGCGCATATCGCTTCGTTCCTATAGAGGATATGTTCATGCGCTCCGCCGTCGAACCTTACGACGGTATGCCTTTGGCGGCATTGTTCACCTATGCTGTATACGAGCGCGCTCGTCCCATACCTCTGGAGGTTGGCTTTTGA